The following proteins are encoded in a genomic region of Caldisericaceae bacterium:
- a CDS encoding PepSY domain-containing protein encodes MKKRVLALMVILGVIVSSTAFFVSKHNVFASGTTTTSQVATSAKAQDEANTQNDVKEPNYVGSIAVTETDAKDEASEAQALQGLAKISQADAEKAALAKVPGTVVKTSLDNENCYLVYSVTIKDANNKLSDVKIDAGTGSVLIVEASDSMEEKASQAPDTDTVQEELQSGN; translated from the coding sequence ATGAAAAAAAGAGTTTTAGCGTTGATGGTAATTCTTGGCGTGATAGTATCAAGTACTGCATTCTTTGTAAGCAAACACAATGTGTTTGCAAGTGGAACAACAACTACTTCTCAGGTAGCAACTAGTGCAAAAGCTCAAGATGAAGCAAACACTCAAAACGATGTAAAAGAGCCAAACTATGTTGGGAGTATTGCTGTAACTGAAACAGATGCAAAAGATGAAGCAAGTGAAGCTCAAGCCCTTCAAGGACTTGCAAAGATTTCACAAGCTGATGCAGAAAAAGCTGCCCTGGCTAAAGTTCCAGGCACAGTTGTAAAAACAAGTTTAGATAATGAAAATTGCTATCTTGTGTATAGTGTTACTATTAAAGATGCCAACAACAAATTAAGTGATGTAAAAATTGATGCAGGCACAGGTTCAGTATTGATAGTTGAAGCTTCAGATAGTATGGAAGAAAAAGCTTCTCAAGCACCTGATACTGATACAGTGCAAGAAGAACTTCAATCAGGTAATTAG
- a CDS encoding MBL fold metallo-hydrolase, which translates to MKITLFKNEKHEVVKFYNYEDADEVETNQFLIKNGDEGILFEPGGTRINTFLFSEISTIIPPQKIKYIVLSHQDPDVGASLNFWLISLNSKIVISTLWERFIPHYTTKGISKERFVLVNDYGGKLKLGNTEIILLPAHFLHSPGNFQAYDPTSKILLSGDMGTSFNAPYEEVQDFENHKQYMEGFHKRYLPSSYSIKEWVKLVRSLDVEQIIPQHGARYPNKEIVNAFLNWAEQFKPTLEENPGWYKVNNEFLD; encoded by the coding sequence ATGAAAATTACACTTTTTAAAAACGAGAAACACGAAGTTGTGAAATTCTACAATTATGAAGATGCAGATGAAGTTGAAACAAATCAGTTCCTTATAAAAAATGGCGATGAAGGAATTTTATTTGAACCAGGTGGCACAAGAATTAATACCTTCCTATTCTCAGAAATTTCAACAATTATTCCGCCGCAAAAAATAAAATACATAGTTTTATCGCATCAAGACCCTGATGTTGGAGCATCGCTAAATTTTTGGTTGATCTCCTTAAATTCAAAAATAGTAATCTCAACTCTTTGGGAAAGATTTATCCCTCACTATACAACGAAAGGTATTAGTAAAGAGCGCTTTGTCTTAGTAAACGACTACGGTGGAAAACTTAAATTAGGTAATACAGAAATTATCCTTCTTCCAGCACATTTTTTACACTCTCCGGGGAACTTTCAAGCATACGACCCAACATCAAAAATTCTTCTTTCAGGGGATATGGGCACTTCTTTTAATGCACCTTACGAAGAAGTTCAAGATTTTGAAAACCACAAGCAGTATATGGAAGGCTTTCACAAAAGATACTTGCCGTCTTCTTACTCAATTAAAGAGTGGGTCAAATTGGTAAGAAGCTTGGATGTAGAACAAATTATCCCCCAGCATGGAGCAAGATATCCAAACAAAGAAATTGTAAATGCCTTCCTTAACTGGGCAGAGCAATTTAAACCAACTCTTGAAGAAAACCCAGGCTGGTATAAAGTAAATAATGAATTTTTAGATTAA
- a CDS encoding DUF4388 domain-containing protein produces the protein MKLSQILNLVNKNKMSGILYIGLEDENQVLIKEGRIVYASYNDFSDLDALKEMAIVKDEFDFNIQGSVFFKSEFENLTDSVIKTIEETENIFTNISYLLDMFVEIGEGNKEIVLTSEEIKFLSSMEVKPQSVKSIVSNRRVPTIDTLVLIHKLIEKSALLAYKIEYPNVFEYIVEKYPNLIEICKNYPDNINKVKEVILKTQKDIAKQIVNEISRIK, from the coding sequence ATGAAGTTATCACAAATTCTTAATCTTGTTAACAAAAACAAGATGTCTGGCATTCTCTATATTGGTTTGGAAGATGAAAATCAAGTTCTTATAAAAGAAGGCCGTATTGTTTATGCAAGTTATAATGATTTTTCTGATTTAGATGCGCTGAAAGAGATGGCAATTGTAAAAGATGAGTTTGATTTTAACATCCAGGGTTCTGTTTTTTTTAAATCCGAATTTGAAAATTTAACAGATTCAGTAATAAAAACAATTGAAGAAACCGAAAATATTTTTACGAATATCTCATATCTACTTGATATGTTTGTTGAAATTGGTGAAGGTAATAAAGAAATCGTTCTTACTTCCGAAGAGATAAAATTCCTTTCCTCAATGGAAGTAAAACCTCAAAGTGTAAAAAGTATAGTTTCAAATCGAAGAGTTCCAACTATAGATACCCTCGTTCTTATTCATAAATTAATTGAAAAATCTGCTCTTTTGGCATACAAAATTGAATACCCTAATGTATTTGAATATATTGTTGAAAAATATCCCAATTTAATTGAGATTTGTAAGAATTATCCAGATAACATAAACAAAGTAAAAGAAGTAATTTTAAAAACTCAAAAAGATATCGCAAAACAGATTGTTAACGAGATTAGCAGAATAAAATAA